The Gallus gallus isolate bGalGal1 chromosome 23, bGalGal1.mat.broiler.GRCg7b, whole genome shotgun sequence genome includes a region encoding these proteins:
- the YARS gene encoding tyrosine--tRNA ligase, cytoplasmic isoform 1 (isoform 1 is encoded by transcript variant 1), which translates to MQPGHAAAAMETASGPQEKYQLITRNLQEVLGEDKLMAILKEREVKIYWGTATTGKPHVAYFVPMSKIADFLKAGCEVTILFADLHAYLDNMKAPWELLELRTRYYEHVIKAMLESIGVPLEKLKFIRGTDYQLSKEYTLDVYRLSSVVTQHDAKKAGAEVVKQVEHPLLSGLLYPGLQALDEEYLKVDAQFGGVDQRKIFTFAEKYLPSLGYAKRIHLMNPMVPGLTGSKMSSSEEDSKIDLLDRKEDVKKKLKKAFCEPGNIENNGVLSFIKHVLFPLKSEFVILREEKWGGNKTYTAYETLEKDFAEQVVHPGDLKNSVEVALNKLLDPIREKFNSPELKKLTNAAYPNPSKAKPAEKGTKNSEPETIVPSRLDIRVGKVVSVEKHPDADSLYVEKIDVGEPEPRTVVSGLVQFVPKEQLQDRLVVLLCNLKPQKMRGVESQGMVLCASSVGEPRQVEPLDPPAECCAGERVYVEGYEDGEPDDELKPKKKVFEKLQADFRISEDCIAQWKERNFLTKLGSISCKSLKGGSIS; encoded by the exons ATGCAACCCGGGCACG CCGCTGCCGCCATGGAGACCGCGTCCGGCCCGCAGGAGAAGTACCAGCTCATCACCCGCAACCTGCAG GAGGTGCTGGGTGAGGATAAGCTGATGGCCATCCTGAAGGAGCGGGAGGTGAAGATCTACTGGGGCACCGCCACCACGGGCAAGCCGCACGTTGCCTACTTCGTGCCCATGTCCAAGATCGCCGACTTCCTGAAGGCTGGCTGTGAG GTGACGATCCTCTTTGCTGACCTCCACGCTTACCTAGACAACATGAAGGccccctgggagctgctggagttgcGCACTCGCTATTATGAGCATGTGATCAAAGCCATGCTGGAGAGCATTGGAGTGCCCCTGGAAAAGCTGAAGTTCATCCGAGGCACGGACTACCAGCTCAGCAA GGAGTACACGTTGGATGTGTACCGTTTGTCATCTGTGGTGACACAGCATGATGCAAAGAAGGCAGGAGCAGAGGTGGTGAAGCAGGTGGAGCATCCTTTGTTGAGCGGCTTGCTCTACCCAGGCCTGCAG GCCCTGGACGAGGAATACCTCAAGGTCGATGCACAGTTTGGAGGAGTTGATCAAAGGAAGATATTCACCTTTGCAGAGAAG TACCTTCCTTCCCTGGGCTATGCCAAGCGCATCCACTTGATGAATCCAATGGTTCCCGGTCTGACAGGCAGCAAAATGAGCTCATCAGAAGAG GACTCGAAAATTGATCTTCTGGACCGCAAAGAAGAtgtgaagaaaaagctgaagaaggCTTTCTGTGAGCCAGGGAATATAGAGAACAATGGTGTCCTCTCCTTCATTAAGCACGTCCTCTTTCCCCTCAAGTCAG AGTTTGTGATTCTGCGAGAAGAAAAATGGGgaggaaacaaaacatacaCAGCCTATGAAACTCTGGAGAAGGACTTTGCTGAGCAG GTTGTGCATCCTGGAGACCTGAAGAACTCTGTGGAAGTGGCCCTGAATAAGCTGCTTGACCCCATCAGGGAGAAATTCAACAGCCCAGAGCTGAAGAAGTTGACCAACGCAGCATATCCTAACCCATCCAAAGCAA AGCCTGCAGAGaaaggcaccaagaactcagAGCCAGAGACTATTGTCCCATCTCGGCTGGACATCCGTGTTGGCAAAGTGGTCAGTGTGGAAAAG CACCCAGATGCTGATAGCCTGTATGTGGAGAAGATCGATGTGGGTGAGCCTGAGCCCCGTACTGTGGTCAGTGGCCTGGTGCAGTTTGTCCCtaaggagcagctgcaggacaggcTCGTGGTGCTGCTTTGTAACCTCAAGCCTCAGAAGATGAGGGGTGTGGAGTCACAGGGCATGGTGCTGTGTGCCTCCAG TGTGGGGGAGCCACGGCAGGTGGAGCCCCTGGACCCACCTGCTGAGTGCTGCGCTGGGGAGCGTGTCTACGTGGAGGGCTACGAGGACGGGGAGCCTGATGATGAGCTCAAGCCAAAGAAGAAGGTGTTTGAGAAGCTACAG GCTGATTTTCGCATCTCTGAGGACTGCATCGCTCAGTGGAAGGAGAGAAACTTTCTGACCAAGCTGGGGAGCATCTCGTGTAAAAGCCTGAAGGGGGGGAGCATCAGCTAA
- the LOC121107461 gene encoding uncharacterized protein LOC121107461, producing MALMIFMQKWCWFHFPKYYSFILHYFFLLDSRPAPRASPPPCCAAAWFARVEQSSCTERRARGCSHAGEDTGRGQRCLSSELDPTCSRPTGPMRNQSTLDKGTGKLRPRPPLEGLGQQKQRETEPWMEWNGAATLEKSTRGLWAGTAPCPQLTPLLGTASWEACGCSRSPVSCRSGPGLWGGALISVSVNFGHILISLIVRKKKKKKEKNNKKNEPKPNNPLPPSSPSELCTWLVKMMTEARCLLCFLASILAAANHGFTSSQCCTTLGCTQTPEGLTPGLLVPTAGQSLGSMFGFSWQH from the coding sequence ATGGCCTTGATGATATTTATGCAAAAATGGTGTTGGTTTCACTTTCCTAAGTACTAcagctttattttgcattatttttttttactggacTCGAGGCCTGCACCCAGAGCCagccctcctccctgctgcgCTGCCGCGTGGTTTGCGcgtgtggagcagagcagctgcacagagaggagGGCGAGGGGCTGCAGCCACGCAGGTGAGGACACAGGAAGAGGACAGCGCTGCCTGAGCTCAGAGCTGGATCCAACCTGCTCCCGGCCGACTGGGCCCATGAGGAATCAAAGCACTTTGGACAAAGGAACTGGGAAGCTTCGGCCACGGCCGCCCCTGGAAGGACTTGGGCAGCAGAAGCAGCGTGAGACAGAGCCCTGGATGGAGTGGAATGGGGCTGCAACCCTGGAGAAAAGCACGAGGGGTCTCTGGGCTggcactgctccctgcccacagctcaccccgctgctgggcacagccagCTGGGAGGCGTGcggctgcagcaggagccctgTGAGCTGCCGTTCAGGCCCTGGGCTCTGGGGTGGAGCcttgatttctgtttctgtaaacTTTGGtcacattttgatttctttgattgtaagaaaaaaaaaaaagaaaaaagaaaaaaacaacaaaaaaaatgaaccaaaaccaaacaaccctCTGCCGCCAAGTAGCCCCTCAGAGCTCTGTACCTGGCTGGTAAAGATGATGACTGAAGCTCGCTGCCTCCTGTGCTTCCTGGCTTCGATCCTGGCTGCTGCCAACCATGGCTTCACTTCATCTCAGTGCTGCACAACTCTGGGGTGCACACAGACCCCAGAGGGGCTGACTCCTGGCCTGCTGGTCCCCACAGCGGGGCAGAGCTTGGGCTCCATGTTTGGCTTCTCCTGGCAGCACTAA